From Pan troglodytes isolate AG18354 chromosome 9, NHGRI_mPanTro3-v2.0_pri, whole genome shotgun sequence, the proteins below share one genomic window:
- the MPZL2 gene encoding myelin protein zero-like protein 2: MYGKSSTRAVLLLLGIQLTALWPIAAVEIYTSRVLEAVNGTDARLKCTFSSFAPVGDALTVTWNFRPLDGGPEQFVFYYHIDPFQPMSGRFKDRVSWDGNPERYDASILLWKLQFDDNGTYTCQVKNPPDVDGVIGEIRLSVVHTVRFSEIHFLALAIGSACALMIIIVIVVVLFQHYRKKRWAERAHKVVEIKSKEEERLNQEKKVPVYLEDTD, encoded by the exons ATGTATGGCAAGAGCTCTACTCGTGCGGTGCTTCTTCTCCTTGGCATACAGCTCACAG CTCTTTGGCCTATAGCAGCTGTGGAAATTTATACCTCCCGGGTGCTGGAGGCAGTTAATGGGACAGATGCTCGGTTAAAATGCACTTTCTCCAGCTTTGCCCCTGTGGGCGATGCTCTAACAGTGACCTGGAATTTTCGTCCTCTAGACGGGGGACCTGAGCAGTTT GTATTCTACTACCACATAGATCCCTTCCAACCCATGAGTGGGCGGTTTAAGGACCGGGTGTCTTGGGATGGGAATCCTGAGCGGTACGATGCCTCCATCCTTCTCTGGAAACTGCAGTTCGACGACAATGGGACATACACCTGCCAGGTGAAGAACCCACCTGATGTTGATGGGGTGATAGGGGAGATCCGGCTCAGCGTCGTGCACACTG TACGCTTCTCTGAGATCCACTTCCTGGCTCTGGCCATTGGCTCTGCCTGTGCACTGATGATCATAATAGTAATTGTAGTGGTCCTCTTCCAGCATTACCGGAAAAAGCGATGGGCCGAAAGAGCTCATAAAGTGGTGGAGATAAAATC